A genomic window from Thiomonas arsenitoxydans includes:
- a CDS encoding heavy metal response regulator transcription factor, producing MRILIVEDEAKTAAYLKRGLGENGFIADVAVDGTDGLHLALTQPYDLIVLDAMLPGRDGWSVLSELRARQTTPVLMLTARDGVADRVRGLELGADDYLVKPFAFSELLARVRSVLRRGVTRLPEVMEVADLRVDMHRQRAERGGQRLALTPKEFALLALLSRRAGEVLSRTLIAEQVWDMNFDSDTNVVDVHIRRLRSKLDEPFPAPLLHTVRGVGYVLEVRDAK from the coding sequence ATGCGAATTCTCATTGTCGAAGACGAGGCCAAAACGGCGGCCTATCTCAAGCGCGGGCTCGGGGAGAATGGCTTCATCGCGGATGTCGCCGTCGATGGCACGGATGGTCTGCATCTGGCGCTGACTCAGCCGTACGACTTGATCGTGCTCGATGCCATGCTGCCCGGCCGCGACGGCTGGAGTGTGTTGAGCGAACTGCGGGCGCGGCAGACCACCCCGGTACTCATGCTCACCGCGCGCGACGGCGTGGCCGATCGGGTACGCGGGCTGGAGCTGGGCGCCGACGACTATCTGGTCAAGCCTTTCGCGTTTTCCGAGCTGCTGGCGCGGGTGCGCAGCGTGCTGCGGCGCGGTGTCACGCGCCTGCCGGAAGTGATGGAAGTGGCCGATCTGCGGGTTGACATGCATCGCCAGCGCGCCGAGCGCGGCGGGCAGCGGCTGGCGCTCACCCCCAAGGAGTTCGCGCTGCTGGCGCTGTTGTCACGACGCGCTGGCGAGGTGCTGTCGCGCACCCTGATTGCCGAACAGGTCTGGGATATGAACTTCGACAGCGACACCAATGTGGTGGACGTACACATTCGTCGCTTGCGCAGCAAGCTCGACGAGCCCTTCCCCGCGCCGCTGTTGCACACCGTCCGCGGGGTGGGTTATGTATTGGAAGTGCGCGATGCAAAGTGA